In Bogoriella caseilytica, the genomic window AACCTCGGGACCGCAGCCCTGGAGGATCCCGCATGGACCTCACGAGCCATCGCCCAGTACGGCGAGCGGATCGCGGTCGGCCTCGACGTGCGCGGCGAGACCCTGGCTGCCCGAGGATGGACCCGCGAAGGCGGCAACCTCTGGCAGGTCCTCGAGCGGCTCGAAGCCGACGGCTGCGCGCGATACGTGGTCACCGACGTCACCAAGGACGGCACCCTGCAGGGCCCCAATGTGGACCTGCTCCGGCTGATGTGCGCCCGTACCGATGCCCCGGTCGTCGCCTCCGGCGGCATCTCCTCCCTGGACGACATCGCCGCGCTCCGTGAGCTCACGGGCGAGGGCGTGGAGGGGGCCATCGTTGGCAAGGCGCTGTACGCCGGGAACTTCACGCTCGTCGAGGCGCTCGACCTCGCGGGACGCCCGTGACCGAACAGCACCGCGGCCCCGGCCCCGAGCACCGGGCGGATTCCGCAGGGCAGCCCTGGGCCGGCCGGCATCTCAAGCCCAACCCCTTCTCCGGCGATGACGGCGCTATCCAGCCCGCGATGGCGGCGGCGCTCGCCCTGGAGAGCCGCCCGCAGCGCGTCGTGGCAGTCGTCGCCGCGCTGCGGGAGACGCGAGTGCTCGCCCCGATCGTTGCCCACGAGCATCCCGGCACCGACGAGCACGGCAACCCCAAGCCGCACGCCGCGGACACGTTCCGGCTCGGTGACCGCTCAGGGGACGCGATGGCCTCGGCCAACCTGGTCTCGGTCCGCACCCCGGATGGGCGGTCGGCCGTGCCGGTCTTCTCCTCGGTGGACGCGCTCCAGGCCTGGGATGCCACCGCCCGCCCGGTCCCGGTTGAGGGCGCACGCGCTGCGCTGGCGGCGGTTCAGGAGTCGGACTCCTTGCTCGTCCTCGACCCGGGCAACGAGCTGACCGTGCTGGTGCCGCGACCGGCCGTGTGGGCCATTGCCCGTCAGCAGCCGTGGACACCGTCCTGGGAGGATCCCGAGGTCACACACGCGGCCACGCAGGCACTGCGCGGACTGACCGAACTTGTCGGCCTGCGGACCGAGCCGGGTGACCGATCCGAACTGCGCATCCGGCTCGCGGTGCGCGCCGACGTCACCCCCGAGCGTTTGCGTGAGGTGCTGAATGCGGCCTCCCAGGCACTGAGCAACGATGCGCTCATCCGGGAGCGGTCGGACTCGCTGGAGCTGGCCCCGCAGGTCATGGCCGGATAGCGCAGGGCTGCTCGGTCGCGCTGGGCCACGCCCGGCGCGTCGTCCTCCGGATGAGAGCACGCCGCTCACCTGACAGACTCGGCGCATGAGCTTCGAGTCGGTCTACTCCCATGGTTTCGCCCGCGTGGCCTCCTGCACCATCCCGGTCGCCATCGCTGATCCCGCCACCAACGCCGACGCGGTCATCACCGAGGTGCGCGCATGCCACGAGGAGGGAGTGGCCCTCGCTGTCTTCCCGGAGCTGTGCCTGACCGGCTACGCGATCGACGACCTGTTCTTGCAGGACGCCGTGCTCGAGGCCACCGGAGCGGCGCTGTCGGCGATCGCCCGGGCCTCGGCCGACCTCCTCCCGGTGATCGTGGTTGGTGCGCCGCTGCGCTGGCGGCATCGGCTCTACAACTGCGCGGTGCTCATCCACCGGGGCGAGATCCTCGGCGTGGTCCCGAAACAGATGATGCCCACCTACCGGGAGTTTTACGAAGCCCGGCACTTCGCCTCGGGTGCCGGCATCCGAGGCCAGTGGATCACCGTCGGCGCACCCAGGCGGCCAGGCCGTGGCAGTTCGGACGAAGATCTCGGGCCTCTCGAGGTGCCCTTCGGCGTCGATCTGCTGACGGAGGCGGTCGACGTTCCCGGCCTGACCATCCATGTTGAGATCTGCGAGGACATGTGGGTTCCGGTGCCACCGAGTGCCCAGGCGGCACTGGCCGGGGCCACGGTGCTGGTCAACCTCTCCGGCTCGCCGATCACCGTGGGCCGTGCCGCGGAGCGGCACCTCCTCGCGAAGTCTGCGTCCTCACGCTGCCTGGCCGCCTACCTCTACGCCGCTGCCGGGCAGGGGGAGTCGAGCAATGACCTCTCCTGGGACGGGCAGACCATGATCTACGAGAACGGCGTGCTGCTCGCTGAGACCGACCGCTTCCCCGACGGGCCCCGCCGCTCGGTGGCCGATGTCGATCTCGACCTGCTCCGCCAGGAGCGCCAGCGCATGGGCACCTTCGACGACAACGCCCGCTCGGTGGAGCAGCATCACCATTCCCGGGGCGACACGACCTCCGAGGGGCACTACCGCCGCCTGATGGTCGAGGTCGAGCCGCCCGTCACGGACGTCGGCCTGCGCCGCGCGATCGACCGCTTCCCCTTCGTGCCCAACTCCGAGGCCCAGCTCGACCAGGACTGCTACGAGGCCTTCGCCATCCAGGTCACCGCTCTGGCCCAGCGCATGCAGGCCATCGGTGAGCCCAAGCTCGTGATCGGCGTCTCCGGCGGGTTGGACTCCACGCACGCATTGCTGGTGGCCGTGCGCGCCATGGACCGCCTCGGGCGGCCACGCAGCGACATCCTCGGGTTCACCCTCCCCGGCTTCGCTACCGGCGAGCGCACCCGCTCCAACGCTCACGCGCTGGGCAAGGCTCTTGGCATCAGCTTCGAGGAGATCGACATCCGGCCGGCAGCCGAGGAGATGCTCACCCAGATCGGGCACCCCTTCGCCGGCGGGGAGCCGGTCTACGACGTGACCTTCGAGAACGTGCAGGCCGGGCTGCGCACCGACTACCTCTTCCGCCTGGCCAATGACCGCGGCGGCATCGTGGTGGGCACCGGGGATCTCTCGGAGATGGCACTGGGATGGTGCACCTACGGTGTCGGAGACCAGATGTCGCACTACGCGGTGAACACCGGGGTGCCGAAGACCCTCATCCAGCACCTGGTGCGCTGGGTCATCTCCTCCGGAGAGGTCGACGAGAACGCCGCGGAGGTGCTGCGCGACGTGCTCGACACGCGCATCACCCCGGAACTGGTGCCCGCCGGCGAAGAGGAAGAGGTGCAGTCCACCGAGGACGCCATCGGTCCCTACTCGCTGCACGACTTCATCCTCTACTACGTGCTGCGCTTCGGCTTCCGGCCCGCCAAAATCGCCTTCCTCGCCCACCATGCATGGCGCGATGCCGACTCGGGTTCCTGGCCACCCGGATTCCCCGAGGAGGGCCGCTACTCCTACGAGCTGTCCACCATCGTGACGTGGGAGCGCGTCTTCCTCGACCGCTTCTTCGGTTTCAGTCAGTTCAAGCGCTCGGCGATTCCCAATGGTCCCAAGGTCATGGCCGGTGGTGCGTTGTCCCCCCGCGGCGAGTGGCGCGCCCCGTCCGACGGCACCGCACGCGCCTGGCTGAAGGAGCTCGACTCTCTCGCGACCGAGCTCGGGCTCGAGGACGCCACCGACAGCGACGGCGTCCCACAGACCGACGACGCCGGCCGCGACGTCGGGGCGAGCTGACCTCCGGTGAGACCAGCGCCACGAATACTCGGCGCAGCACCACCGGGACGTGGATGGTAGGGCAGTGGTAACCTGATGTCCGACCGGCTGGTGACCTCGAGGATCCAGCACGCAAGCGGAGTCTCTCCCACCTGGGTTCCTCACGGGGCCGGGTTCTGGTCAAGCAGCACGACGCTCCGGTGTGGTGCTGTTGTGGTGGCGGGTTGAGTCCCGTCGCTTCACTGACCGTTTGAGGCCTCCGCGTGCGATTGCACGGCGGAGGCCTTCTTCGTGTGTGCGGTGGCCTGGGGAACACGAAGGACGAAGGAGCTCAGCATCAGCGAACCCCGTATCAATGACCGGATCCGCGTACCGGAAGTCCGGCTGGTCGGGCCCGGCGGCGAACAGGTCGGCGTGGTCCGGGTTGAGGACGCCCTGCGCCTCGCGCAGGAAGCCGACCTCGACCTCGTGGAGGTCGCGCCCGAGGCGCGCCCACCCGTGGCCAAGCTCATGGACTACGGCAAGTTCAAGTATGAGTCCGCCGTGAAGGAGCGTGACGCCCGCCGTAAGCAGGCGAACACGCAACTCAAGGAGATCCGTTTCCGGCTGAAGATCGACGACCACGACTACGAGACCAAGAAGGGTCACGTCGAGCGTTTCCTCAAGGGCGGCGACAAGGTCAAGGTCATGATCATGTTCCGTGGTCGTGAGCAGTCCCGCCCCGAGATGGGC contains:
- the priA gene encoding bifunctional 1-(5-phosphoribosyl)-5-((5-phosphoribosylamino)methylideneamino)imidazole-4-carboxamide isomerase/phosphoribosylanthranilate isomerase PriA, whose translation is MTTTDPSAPRLELLPAVDVVDGQAVRLVQGEAGSETSYGDPADAAAAWVEQGAEWIHLVDLDAAFGRGSNHDLLARIVAELGVKVELSGGIRDDASLERALETGAVRVNLGTAALEDPAWTSRAIAQYGERIAVGLDVRGETLAARGWTREGGNLWQVLERLEADGCARYVVTDVTKDGTLQGPNVDLLRLMCARTDAPVVASGGISSLDDIAALRELTGEGVEGAIVGKALYAGNFTLVEALDLAGRP
- a CDS encoding SseB family protein, with protein sequence MTEQHRGPGPEHRADSAGQPWAGRHLKPNPFSGDDGAIQPAMAAALALESRPQRVVAVVAALRETRVLAPIVAHEHPGTDEHGNPKPHAADTFRLGDRSGDAMASANLVSVRTPDGRSAVPVFSSVDALQAWDATARPVPVEGARAALAAVQESDSLLVLDPGNELTVLVPRPAVWAIARQQPWTPSWEDPEVTHAATQALRGLTELVGLRTEPGDRSELRIRLAVRADVTPERLREVLNAASQALSNDALIRERSDSLELAPQVMAG
- a CDS encoding NAD(+) synthase → MSFESVYSHGFARVASCTIPVAIADPATNADAVITEVRACHEEGVALAVFPELCLTGYAIDDLFLQDAVLEATGAALSAIARASADLLPVIVVGAPLRWRHRLYNCAVLIHRGEILGVVPKQMMPTYREFYEARHFASGAGIRGQWITVGAPRRPGRGSSDEDLGPLEVPFGVDLLTEAVDVPGLTIHVEICEDMWVPVPPSAQAALAGATVLVNLSGSPITVGRAAERHLLAKSASSRCLAAYLYAAAGQGESSNDLSWDGQTMIYENGVLLAETDRFPDGPRRSVADVDLDLLRQERQRMGTFDDNARSVEQHHHSRGDTTSEGHYRRLMVEVEPPVTDVGLRRAIDRFPFVPNSEAQLDQDCYEAFAIQVTALAQRMQAIGEPKLVIGVSGGLDSTHALLVAVRAMDRLGRPRSDILGFTLPGFATGERTRSNAHALGKALGISFEEIDIRPAAEEMLTQIGHPFAGGEPVYDVTFENVQAGLRTDYLFRLANDRGGIVVGTGDLSEMALGWCTYGVGDQMSHYAVNTGVPKTLIQHLVRWVISSGEVDENAAEVLRDVLDTRITPELVPAGEEEEVQSTEDAIGPYSLHDFILYYVLRFGFRPAKIAFLAHHAWRDADSGSWPPGFPEEGRYSYELSTIVTWERVFLDRFFGFSQFKRSAIPNGPKVMAGGALSPRGEWRAPSDGTARAWLKELDSLATELGLEDATDSDGVPQTDDAGRDVGAS
- the infC gene encoding translation initiation factor IF-3 — its product is MAWGTRRTKELSISEPRINDRIRVPEVRLVGPGGEQVGVVRVEDALRLAQEADLDLVEVAPEARPPVAKLMDYGKFKYESAVKERDARRKQANTQLKEIRFRLKIDDHDYETKKGHVERFLKGGDKVKVMIMFRGREQSRPEMGMRLLQRLAEDIAELGTVESSPRQDGRNMTMVVAPTRKKSEATSEQRKRREDERAARRAEKHAAKAEGKAPSEA